AGTTCATGGTTTCGTTCATGAAGGCCATGTGGGGCGATGCCGCGCAGCCGGAAAACGACTGGGCCTATCACTATCTGCCCAAGCTGGATGTGCCGAATTACGATATTCTGCGCATGTTCGAGCTGATGAATGAAGGTCACGTGAACCTTTATTTCTGTCAGGGCTTCAACCCGCTTCTGGCCTTCCCGAACCGGGGCAAGCTGACCTCGGCGCTGTCGAAGTTGAAACTGTTGGTCACGATCGACCCGCTGGAAACCGAAACCGCGCGGTTCTGGGAAAATCACGGCGAGTATAACGATGTCGATACCGCCTCGATCCAGACCGAGGTGATCCAGTTGCCCTCGACCTGCTTTGCCGAGGATGAGGGCTCGCTGACCAATTCCGGCCGCTGGCTGCAATGGCACTGGCCGGGCGCGACCCCGCCCGGTGAGGCGAAGCTGGATACCTGGATCATGGCGCAGATCTTCCTGCGCGTGCGTGAGCTTTACCGGCAGGAGGGCGGGGCTTTCCCCGATCCGATCCTCAACCTGACCTGGGATTACGAGGACGAAAACGATCCCACGCCGCAGGAACTGGCGATGGAGATCAATGGACGGGCGCTCAGCGATGTCAGCGATCCGAATGACTCGTCCTCGGTTCTGATTCCCGCCAGGCAGCAGGTGACGAATTTCACGCAGCTCAAGGATGATGGCTCGACCATGTGCGGCTGCTGGATCTATTCCGGCTGCTGGAATCAGGACGGCAACAACATGGCGCGGCGGGATAATTCCGACCCGTCCGGGCTTGGGGTCTATCAGAACTGGAGTTGGGCATGGCCGGTCAACCGGCGCATCCTGTATAACCGTGCCTCCTGCGACATTCAGGGACGGCCCTTCGATCCGGAACGGATGCTGATCGAATGGGACGGCGAACGCTGGACCGGCAACGATATCCCCGATATCGGCGTCACCTCGCGTCCCGAAGAGGTCGGGCCGTTCATCATGAACCCCGAGGGCACCTCGCGTCTCTTTTCGCGCGGCATGATGCGGGACGGGCCGTTTCCAACCCATATGGAGCCGTTTGAAAGCCCGATGGCCAATGTGTTCAACGCAGAGATGCGCGGGAACCCGGTGGCGCGGGTCTTCGAATCCGATGTGGCCGATCTGGGCACATCCGAGGAATTCCCGTTTGTCGGCACCTCGTACCGGTTGACCGAGCATTTCCACTATTGGACCAAGCATAACCGGGTGAACTCGGTGCTGCAGCCGGAATTCTTCGTCGAAATCTCGGTCGAACTGGCCGAGCAGCAGGGCATCAGCAATGGCGGATGGGTGCGGATCTGGAACAAGCGGGCCTCGATCAAGGCCAAGGCGATGGTGACCAGACGCATCAAGCCGCTGATCTGCGACGGCAAGCCGGTGCATGTGGTCGGTATTCCTCTGCATTGGGGCTTTACCGGGGCGGCGAAAAAGGGCTTCGGGCCTAACTCGCTGACCGTGTTCATCGGTGATGCCAATATCGAGACACCGGAATCCAAGGCATTCCTTGTCAATATCGAGCCTGCGGAGGGGCCAGTGGCATGAGCACCAATCCAGCACCGGCCCCGAGAACGGCCGTATCGAACCCGCCCATCGAACCGATGGCGCCGAACCTGACCGATGCCGCAATCATGCGGGCATCGGCCACGCCGGACCTACCGGAACCGACGCAGCAGATGGAAAAAGTCGCCAAGCTGATCGACATTTCCAAATGCATCGGATGCAAGGCCTGCCAGTCGGCCTGTATCGAGTGGAACGACACCCATCCCGAGATCGGGACGAATATCGGGTCATATGACAACCCGCATGACCTGACCTCGGAAATGTACACGCTGATGCGGTTCAGCGAATGGGAGGACCCGGAAACCGGAGATCTGGAATGGCTGATCCGCAAGGATGGCTGCATGCATTGCGAGGATCCGGGCTGTCTGAAAGCCTGCCCGTCCCCCGGCGCAATCGTGCAGTACACGAACGGTATCGTCGATTTCATTCACGATAAATGCATCGGTTGCGGCTATTGCATTCAGGGCTGCCCTTTCGACATTCCGCGCATGTCTCCGACGCGGCATGTCGTGTCGAAATGCACACTCTGTTCGGACCGGGTCGCGGTGGGGCAGGGACCTGCCTGCGCCAAGGCATGTCCAACTCAGGCAATCGTGTTCGGCACGAAGGACGATATGGTCGCCCATGCCGAAACCCGGATCGATGATCTGAAATCGCGTGGCTATGATAATGCGGCGATCTATGACCCGCAAGGCGTGGGCGGCACGCATGTTTTCTATGTGCTGCCCATCGGCGACAAGCCCGAGCTGTATTCCGATCTGCCCGCCGATCCCGAAATCTCGAACGTGGTCGAGGGCTGGAAAGGACCGACAAAGACGATCGGGCTGGCGGCCATCGGACTTGGCGCTGCGGGTGCGATCCTGCACTCGATCTTCGGCAAGCCCAATACCGTCAGCGCCGAGGATCAGAGCGAGGCCGAAGAACTGGTCGATGAGGAAATGGCCACCGCCGGTTCCGCACAGGCAGAGGAGCAAGCGTAATGGCCCGCCGCGAATTCTCCGAACCGACCGACAAGATCGTCGCCACCGAGCCCGTCGAGATCAGGCGTTATGCGACTCATACCAGGATCAATCACTGGTTCACCGCATTCCTGATTATTCTTCTGATCCTGTCGGGTTTCGCGCTGTTTCATCCCTCGCTGTTCTTCCTGACCGCGCTGTTCGGCGGAGGGCAGGCGGCGCGGTTCCTGCATCCGATCTTCGGCGTGGTGGCCTGTCTCAGTTTCCTGCTGCTGTTCCTGCAACTCTGGCGGCTGAACATCATGCGGCGCGAGGATGTGGTCTGGGCGCAGAATATCAATGAGGTGCTGTCAGGGCATGAGGAGCGCCTGCCGGAACTGGGGAAATATAATCTCGGCCAGAAAATGGTGTTCTGGGGCATGTTCTGGCTGCTTTTAGCGATGGTGATTTCGGGGGTGATGATCTGGCAACAATTCTTCCCGGATCTGGTCTCGATTCCGGTACGGCGTTGGGCCGTTCTGGTTCATTCGGTCTCGGCGGTGCTGGCGGTGCTGGTCATTATCGTGCATGTCTATGCGGCGTTCTGGACACGCGGTACGCTCAGCGCGATGACAAGCGGCCGGGTGACGGGTGGCTGGGCATGGAAACATCACCGCAAATGGTTAAGGGAAGTTGCTAGACGTCAGGACACGCCCCCGGCAGAATGACGCCTGAGGCCTCAGGGCCGTCAGTGAGCAGGAGTTTCATGAGTCCCAGTCCCGACCCCTCCGTGATCGGCGGCGTTGCCTCGCCCGAATTTGCGCGGATGCCCGACCCTCAGGTGGTTTTCGCCCGGCGTGCACAGCGTTTCCGCCATCTTGCAGGCGGATCGCAACTTGCGCCGTATCTGCTGTTTCTGGCCGATATCTGCGATGTGCAGGTGGCACTCGCGGCGGAACTTCCGACCCCCGCGCCTGTCAGCGCGGAAACCATCGCCAGAAACCGCAGTTACCGCATGCCGCCCATCGACCGCGCGACGCTGATCGCGTCAAAGGATATGGCGCAGGTCATGGATGCGCTGCTGGAGCGTGCCGCAGGCATCGACATGCCCGAGCCTGCCCGCGCCGCATTGCAATCGCTGCGCGATGCGCCCGCTGATGACCGGCAGGCATTGCTGGCCGAACTGGCATCGGATCATGTACCGGACGGATTTGCCGCCCCTGCCGCTTTCGCTGCCGCCGCGTTTCAGCTTGCGGCAGCTCGGCTGGCGGCTCTGCTGGATGCGGATCAGCTTGTTCCGGTCCGCGTCGGAACCTGCCCCTCCTGTGGCGGAAGGCCGGTCAGTTCTCTGGTCACCGCGACGCAACATCTTGAGGGCGCACGCTATGCCTGCTGCGCGGGATGCGCGACGCAATGGAACGAGGTCCGGGTCAAATGCCTGTGCTGCGGCTCGACCAAGGGGATCGGCTATCGCGCGGTCGATGACGGCTCGGGCGATGCGGTGATCAAGGCCGAGATCTGCAATGAATGCCAGTCCTGGGTGAAGATCCTCTATCAGAACCGCGATACCGGGCTGGAGCCGGTGGCGGATGATATTGCCAGTCTCGGGCTGGATGCGCTGATGCGCGAAACCGAGTGGGACAGGGGCGGCTTCAACCCGTTTCTGATCGGGTATTGAGCGCCGCCCTGCGTAACCTGCCCTCTGTGGACCGGGTGCTTGCGACGGAGGAAAGCGCGGCGCTGATTTCGGTGCATGGACGGCAGCAGGTCACCGGCGCGATCCGGGCGGCGGTGGATGCGCTGCGTCAAAGCGTGCTTGCCGGAGCGGCGATGCCCGGCGATCCGGCGCAGGCGGTTCTGGCAGCGGCGGCGGCGGATCTGGACCGGCCCGATCCGCTGCGGCCCTGCCTCAATCTGACGGGGACGATCCTGCACACCAATCTCGGCCGCGCCCTGCTGCCGGAAGAGGCCGTTCAGGCGGCCGCAGATGCGATGCGCTCTGCCGTGGCGCTTGAATATGATCTGATCTCGGGCGGACGCGGTGAGCGTGACGATCATCTGCGCGGGATTCTGCGCGATCTGACCGGGGCGGCGGACGCCACCATCGTCAATAACAATGCCGCTGCGGTGCTTTTATCGCTGAACAGCTTTGCCTCGGGGCGCGAGGCGGTCGTCTCGCGCGGAGAGCTGATCGAGATTGGCGGAGCGTTCCGCATCCCCGATATCATGGCCCGCGCCGGAGCGAAGCTGGTAGAGATCGGCACCACGAACCGCACACATCCGAAAGATTACCGCGCCGCAATCGGGCCGGAAACCGGCATCGTGCTGAAGGTGCATTGCTCGAATTACCGGATCGAGGGCTTCACGCGCGAGGTCGGGGCCGAGGAACTGGCCGGGATCGCGCATGAGGCGGGTGTGCCGCTGATGAACGATCTGGGCTCTGGCAGCCTGATCGATATGTCGCGTTTCGGGCTGCGGCAGGAACCGACTGTGGAGCAGGCGGTCTCGGCGGGGGCCGATCTGGTCACGTTTTCGGGGGATAAGCTGCTTGGCGGTCCTCAGGCCGGATTCATAGTCGGCAGCGCGGATCTGATCGCGCAGATCAACCGCAACCCGATGAAACGCGCCATGCGTCTGGACAAGATCCGGATCGCGGCGCTGTCGGCTGTGCTGAAGCTGTATCTCGATCCCGACCGGCTGATCCTGCGCCTGCCGACGCTGCGCATGCTGTCCCGGCAGCGCGACGACATCACGGCGCAGGCGACCCGGCTGTGCGACCGCGTGGCAGAGCGTATCTCGCCGCTTGGTTTCCGGGTCGCGGTCTGCGATTGCGAAAGTCAGGTCGGTTCTGGTGCGCTGCCGACCGATACGCTGCCAAGCGCCGGGCTTGCGCTGACCGGCACGGGCAGGGCCGGTCTCGTGGAACTGGCCGCGAAGCTCCGCGATCTGGCCGTGCCGGTGATCGCGCGGATCTCGGACGGTGCGCTGATCCTTGATCTGAGGGCGCTGCGCAAGGACGGCGATCTGCTGACGGCGCTTGAGGGGCTGTCGCATTGATCGTCGGGACGGCGGGTCATATCGACCACGGCAAGACGGCTCTGGTGAAGGCGCTGACCGGGACGGATGCCGACCGGCTTGCCGAAGAAAAGAAGCGCGGCATTACCATCGATCTGGGCTTCGCCTATGCCGATCTCGGCGACGGCTCGGTGACCGGCTTTGTCGATATGCCGGGGCATGAGCGGCTGATCCATAACATGATCTCGGGCGCGGGCGGGATCGATGCCGCCATGATCGTGATCGCCGCCGATGACGGGATCATGCCGCAGACAAGCGAGCATCTGGAAATCCTGTCGCTGCTTGCGGTGCGTCATGCGGTTGTCGTCATCAGTAAATCGGACCTTGCCGACCAGACCCGGCTGAGCGCGTTGCGCAGCGAAATCGAGGCCAAGCTGGACGATACGCCGATGCGCGGTGCGCCGGTGATTGCCGCCTCTGCCGTCACCGGACAGGGTATTGACGCGCTGCGTTTGGTTTTGTCCGGGATGGCCGGTCAGATGGCGGCGCGAAGCGATGCGGGGCTGATGCGGCTGATCGTCGATCGCAGCTTTACGCTGGAAGGGGCTGGCACGGTCGTGACCGGGATGCTGGTTTCGGGCGCCGTGAAGATCGGGGATGAGGTCCTTCTGTCTCCCTCGGGGCTGCCTGCACGGGTGCGCGGGATCCGGGCGCAGGACCGCAAGGCGGATTGCGCCGGGGCAGGTGCGCGGGTTGCGCTGAATCTGGCGGGGATCGGCAAGGATCAGATCAGCCGTGGCGATGTGGTTCTGACGCCTGGCCTTCACGCTCCGACCGACCGCGTGGATGGGGTGCTGCGATGGATCGATGCAAAACCCTTTGCCAGCGGTGCGCGGGCGCGGTTCCATGCCGGGGCCGCCGATGCCGAGGCGCGGCTGGTCTCTCTGGAGGGGCGGCAGGACGGGGCCGAACTGGTGCAGATCGTGCTCGACCGGCCCCTTGCGCTGAACTGGCATGAGGCGTTTATCCTGCGCGATCCCTCGGCCAGCCGCACGCTTGGCGGCGGTCGTCTTCTGGATCTTAGGCCACCCGCGCGGAAACGTGCCACAGAGGATCGGCGCAATCTTCTGGCGGCGCTGAGCATCGCGGATGCGGACACGGCCTTGCGTGAGGTTCTGGCGGTGCCGCCGCATTTCATGGATCTGGACGGTTTCCTGCGCGATCGCAGCATCCGACCGGATACGGGGATCGGGAGCGAGCATGTGATCCTCGGCGCGGAACCACGCATCGCGATCAGCCACGAAACGCTTGCTTCGCTGAGCGGGCAGATCGCCGATATTCTGGCGGCGTTCCATGCGGAAAACCCCGATCAACAGGGCATGCCGCGTGAGGCCTTGCGGCTTTCCCTGCAACCGCGCCTGCCGAAAAATGCTTTCACCGCGCTGCTTCGGAAAGCCGTGGATGATGGCCGGATCGTGCTGGAAAGCGGGATGGTGCGCCTGCCGGACTATATCGCCCGGATGAGCGAGCAGGATGAGGAGATCTATGCCAGCATCGCCCCGCAGCTTGGCGGCGATGCAAGGTTCCGCCCGCCGCGTGTGCGCGATTTCGCCGGAGATCTGAAGATGGATGAGCGCGAAATCCGGCGCATGCTGAAACTCGCCTCACGGCTTGGTCGTGTGGATGAGATCGCGCGGGATCATTTCTTCCTGCGCGGGACAACAATCGAAATGGCCTCGATCCTCCGCGAGCTTTCGAACGAGTCAGAGGATGGCTGGTTCGCTGCACCCGCCTTCCGCGACAGGTTGCAGAACGGGCGCAAAGTGGCGATCCAGATCCTCGATTTCTTCGACCGTTACGGGCTGACGCTTCGCAAGGGCGATTTGCGGCGGGTTAATTCGCATAGAAGCGATTTGTTCGCCGGATAGGCTAGCTGCGCGGTTCGCCCCGCAGCGCAAGGCCGGATGCCACTGGCGGTTGCCAGGTCCGGGATTGCGGCAGAGCGCCTGCCGGTGTCGTGCCGATCTGTGACCCTCCGGTGCCGCCGGTCCAGCCGGTCGTGCCGGCGTTTTGGGCAGAAGTCCCTTCCTCAGCCGCAGAGGGCTGCGTGGCAGGCACCGCCACCGATCCCGAAGATCCTGCATCGGCTTGCGTGCCGTCCTGCGCTGCCTCCTCTGGCTGCGACGCCGCCTGATCCTGATTTGCCGCAGCAGCTTCCGGCTGGCCGTCAGTCGTGGGTTCGTCGCGGATACTGACCGCCTCGGCATCTTCCGGCTGCGATCCGGCAGCGGGCAGGGGTGCGACCGTGTCCATCAGCGCCGCGTCGCCTTCCGCATTGGAAACGGTGGCCGGTATGGCGGGATCGGATTCTTCGGTCACATTCGCCTGAACCACATCGGGGACCGCAACAGGAGAAGTCGCTGCTGGCTCCGGTGCCTCACCGGTCACCGCTTCAGATCCTGACTGCGGCGGCGCGTCCTCGATGGGAAACGGGGACACATCGGCCCATATCGGCAGGGCCAGTGTGGAAAGCAGCAATGAGGCGACGGCGATACGCATCTCTGATCCTTTGCGGTTGGATAGCAAAACTCCGGCTCTCAATGAAACGCGG
This sequence is a window from Paracoccus aerodenitrificans. Protein-coding genes within it:
- the fdxH gene encoding formate dehydrogenase subunit beta, which translates into the protein MSTNPAPAPRTAVSNPPIEPMAPNLTDAAIMRASATPDLPEPTQQMEKVAKLIDISKCIGCKACQSACIEWNDTHPEIGTNIGSYDNPHDLTSEMYTLMRFSEWEDPETGDLEWLIRKDGCMHCEDPGCLKACPSPGAIVQYTNGIVDFIHDKCIGCGYCIQGCPFDIPRMSPTRHVVSKCTLCSDRVAVGQGPACAKACPTQAIVFGTKDDMVAHAETRIDDLKSRGYDNAAIYDPQGVGGTHVFYVLPIGDKPELYSDLPADPEISNVVEGWKGPTKTIGLAAIGLGAAGAILHSIFGKPNTVSAEDQSEAEELVDEEMATAGSAQAEEQA
- the selB gene encoding selenocysteine-specific translation elongation factor codes for the protein MIVGTAGHIDHGKTALVKALTGTDADRLAEEKKRGITIDLGFAYADLGDGSVTGFVDMPGHERLIHNMISGAGGIDAAMIVIAADDGIMPQTSEHLEILSLLAVRHAVVVISKSDLADQTRLSALRSEIEAKLDDTPMRGAPVIAASAVTGQGIDALRLVLSGMAGQMAARSDAGLMRLIVDRSFTLEGAGTVVTGMLVSGAVKIGDEVLLSPSGLPARVRGIRAQDRKADCAGAGARVALNLAGIGKDQISRGDVVLTPGLHAPTDRVDGVLRWIDAKPFASGARARFHAGAADAEARLVSLEGRQDGAELVQIVLDRPLALNWHEAFILRDPSASRTLGGGRLLDLRPPARKRATEDRRNLLAALSIADADTALREVLAVPPHFMDLDGFLRDRSIRPDTGIGSEHVILGAEPRIAISHETLASLSGQIADILAAFHAENPDQQGMPREALRLSLQPRLPKNAFTALLRKAVDDGRIVLESGMVRLPDYIARMSEQDEEIYASIAPQLGGDARFRPPRVRDFAGDLKMDEREIRRMLKLASRLGRVDEIARDHFFLRGTTIEMASILRELSNESEDGWFAAPAFRDRLQNGRKVAIQILDFFDRYGLTLRKGDLRRVNSHRSDLFAG
- the fdhE gene encoding formate dehydrogenase accessory protein FdhE; the encoded protein is MSPSPDPSVIGGVASPEFARMPDPQVVFARRAQRFRHLAGGSQLAPYLLFLADICDVQVALAAELPTPAPVSAETIARNRSYRMPPIDRATLIASKDMAQVMDALLERAAGIDMPEPARAALQSLRDAPADDRQALLAELASDHVPDGFAAPAAFAAAAFQLAAARLAALLDADQLVPVRVGTCPSCGGRPVSSLVTATQHLEGARYACCAGCATQWNEVRVKCLCCGSTKGIGYRAVDDGSGDAVIKAEICNECQSWVKILYQNRDTGLEPVADDIASLGLDALMRETEWDRGGFNPFLIGY
- the selA gene encoding L-seryl-tRNA(Sec) selenium transferase; protein product: MSAALRNLPSVDRVLATEESAALISVHGRQQVTGAIRAAVDALRQSVLAGAAMPGDPAQAVLAAAAADLDRPDPLRPCLNLTGTILHTNLGRALLPEEAVQAAADAMRSAVALEYDLISGGRGERDDHLRGILRDLTGAADATIVNNNAAAVLLSLNSFASGREAVVSRGELIEIGGAFRIPDIMARAGAKLVEIGTTNRTHPKDYRAAIGPETGIVLKVHCSNYRIEGFTREVGAEELAGIAHEAGVPLMNDLGSGSLIDMSRFGLRQEPTVEQAVSAGADLVTFSGDKLLGGPQAGFIVGSADLIAQINRNPMKRAMRLDKIRIAALSAVLKLYLDPDRLILRLPTLRMLSRQRDDITAQATRLCDRVAERISPLGFRVAVCDCESQVGSGALPTDTLPSAGLALTGTGRAGLVELAAKLRDLAVPVIARISDGALILDLRALRKDGDLLTALEGLSH
- a CDS encoding formate dehydrogenase subunit gamma, producing the protein MARREFSEPTDKIVATEPVEIRRYATHTRINHWFTAFLIILLILSGFALFHPSLFFLTALFGGGQAARFLHPIFGVVACLSFLLLFLQLWRLNIMRREDVVWAQNINEVLSGHEERLPELGKYNLGQKMVFWGMFWLLLAMVISGVMIWQQFFPDLVSIPVRRWAVLVHSVSAVLAVLVIIVHVYAAFWTRGTLSAMTSGRVTGGWAWKHHRKWLREVARRQDTPPAE
- the fdnG gene encoding formate dehydrogenase-N subunit alpha: MNIDLSRRSFLKLAGAGVVATSLGSMGFGEAEAQELALIRPLKLATLTEIRSTCPYCSVACGIIMYSQGDAREGQADLIHIEGDVDHPTNRGTLCPKGAALKDFVLSDTRLTEPKIRRPGSAEFESISWDEALDRIARALKDDRDENLVQFNEAGVPVNRLTTTGVLAASATTNETAWATFKVIKAMGIAGFDNQARVUHGPTVASLAPSFGRGAMTNSWTDIKNTDLVIVMGGNAAEAHPCGFKWVTEAKAHRGAKLIVVDPRFTRTAAVSDYYAPIRPGTDIAWLMGMIRWMIENDKVHWEYVRNFTNAAFIVKDEFGWEDGLFTGYDPATRDYDRSSWDYVIGEDGYAETDPMLEHPRCVWQLLKAHVDQYTPEMVERITGTPADRFLHIAEMIGETSAPDKTMTSMYALGWTQHSKGSQNIRGMAMLQLILGNIGVMGGGMNALRGHSNIQGLTDMGLMSNLLTGYLNMPTEAEVDYDTYMSTRNFTPLRPNQTSYWQNYSKFMVSFMKAMWGDAAQPENDWAYHYLPKLDVPNYDILRMFELMNEGHVNLYFCQGFNPLLAFPNRGKLTSALSKLKLLVTIDPLETETARFWENHGEYNDVDTASIQTEVIQLPSTCFAEDEGSLTNSGRWLQWHWPGATPPGEAKLDTWIMAQIFLRVRELYRQEGGAFPDPILNLTWDYEDENDPTPQELAMEINGRALSDVSDPNDSSSVLIPARQQVTNFTQLKDDGSTMCGCWIYSGCWNQDGNNMARRDNSDPSGLGVYQNWSWAWPVNRRILYNRASCDIQGRPFDPERMLIEWDGERWTGNDIPDIGVTSRPEEVGPFIMNPEGTSRLFSRGMMRDGPFPTHMEPFESPMANVFNAEMRGNPVARVFESDVADLGTSEEFPFVGTSYRLTEHFHYWTKHNRVNSVLQPEFFVEISVELAEQQGISNGGWVRIWNKRASIKAKAMVTRRIKPLICDGKPVHVVGIPLHWGFTGAAKKGFGPNSLTVFIGDANIETPESKAFLVNIEPAEGPVA